In one Misgurnus anguillicaudatus chromosome 1, ASM2758022v2, whole genome shotgun sequence genomic region, the following are encoded:
- the ikbip gene encoding inhibitor of nuclear factor kappa-B kinase-interacting protein isoform X1, whose translation MQSGEIKQRKKTSDVKENGKKRKSEDKVKDELKREAEEKENTIKSSDMKLVMSLMSLAISLVLMWALYQQNVKFSEMKEQYEHLYEKTRDVLELQSQMTTVAEKCDRVHALMSSLERSPPVSQLKSLDEEVSLLKERFSNFTGQRHQLQQNLSHLVLAVENVENQTLVISSDVMSKVASVRTDLRRMGGLEGEVEALVSQTDTLEEKVTQIEKLMIKRIGDLLASSIDRISGLKSSTERNAQRLDQIGKLIQGLSTADRQLSDRILTLESAQAKMLKMTTFATDLKPKVFTIRQDFIIIESKLSELTLRIGQIAEDVMRGEEELAEMKKSSVEMKYQTLEQKDLLTT comes from the exons ATGCAGAGCGGCGAAATAAAACAACGAAAAAAGACTTCAGATGTCAAAGAAAAcggaaagaaaagaaaatcagAAGATAAAGTTAAAGATGAACTCAAAAGAGAAGcagaagagaaagaaaacaCGATTAAAAGTTCAGATATGAAGCTCGTCATGAGTTTGATGTCTCTCGCGATCTCTTTAGTGTTGATGTG gGCTCTCTATCAACAGAATGTAAAGTTTTCAGAAATGAAAGAACAATACGAGCATTTATATGAGAAGACACGAGACGTCCTCGAGCTCCAGTCACAGATGACCACAGTCGCAGAAAAG TGTGATCGTGTTCATGCACTGATGTCCAGTCTGGAGAGATCACCGCCCGTTTCCCAGCTGAAGAGTTTGGATGAGGAGGTCTCTCTTTTAAAGGAGAGATTCTCAAACTTTACCGGACAGCGACATCAACTCCAACAGAATCTGAGTCATCTCGTCCTGGCCGTGGAGAACGTCGAGAACCAAACTCTGGTCATCTCCAGTGATGTGATGTCAAAGGTCGCCTCCGTCCGTACGGACCTGAGGCGCATGGGCGGTCTGGAGGGTGAAGTGGAGGCTCTGGTCAGCCAGACCGACACCCTGGAGGAAAAGGTCACGCAGATTGAAAAGCTGATGATCAAACGCATCGGTGATCTTCTGGCCAGCAGCATTGACCGTATTTCTGGTCTGAAGAGCTCCACGGAGAGGAACGCTCAGCGACTGGATCAGATCGGCAAACTCATTCAAGGGCTCTCTACGGCCGACAGACAGCTCTCTGATCGGATCCTGACGCTGGAGAGCGCTCAAGCTAAGATGTTGAAGATGACCACCTTCGCTACTGACCTGAAGCCCAAAGTGTTTACGATCAGACAGGACTTTATCATTATTGAATCAAAACTATCGGAGTTGACGCTGAGGATTGGACAGATCGCTGAAGATGTCATGAGAGGAGAAGAAGAGCTGGCAGAGATGAAGAAGAGTTCAGTGGAGATGAAATATCAAACACTGGAGCAGAAAGATCTCCTGACAACATGA
- the ikbip gene encoding inhibitor of nuclear factor kappa-B kinase-interacting protein isoform X2, with protein MQSGEIKQRKKTSDVKENGKKRKSEDKVKDELKREAEEKENTIKSSDMKLVMSLMSLAISLVLMWALYQQNVKFSEMKEQYEHLYEKTRDVLELQSQMTTVAEKLQASIDEYDEILTSVTLMTKIKHDIAFIHDTSRVLQEHQETSSLQYQTINNRFQNITETWRSRQTDVSDDLNELKSESRSTHGRITEHVNAVDGRLRVLSERLQEVEDGIKRNARVLDRTEEEDARKVQELLDWNSGRVSKLQEKLRSLTRSREDLQKRLEKTLPHVKQWESRLPDVEESVRSMLKLRAQLSDTERRLKELTLQVQDTEEKMLRTELITEP; from the exons ATGCAGAGCGGCGAAATAAAACAACGAAAAAAGACTTCAGATGTCAAAGAAAAcggaaagaaaagaaaatcagAAGATAAAGTTAAAGATGAACTCAAAAGAGAAGcagaagagaaagaaaacaCGATTAAAAGTTCAGATATGAAGCTCGTCATGAGTTTGATGTCTCTCGCGATCTCTTTAGTGTTGATGTG gGCTCTCTATCAACAGAATGTAAAGTTTTCAGAAATGAAAGAACAATACGAGCATTTATATGAGAAGACACGAGACGTCCTCGAGCTCCAGTCACAGATGACCACAGTCGCAGAAAAG CTGCAGGCTTCCATTGATGAATATGATGAGATTCTGACCTCCGTGACCCTGATGACAAAGATCAAACACGACATCGCCTTCATCCACGACACGTCCAGAGTACTGCAGGAGCACCAGGAGACGTCTTCACTCCAATACCAAACCATAAACAACCGCTTCCAGAACATCACAGAGACGTGGAggagcagacagacagacgtgaGCGACGACCTGAACGAGCTGAAGTCAGAATCACGGTCCACGCACGGACGCATCACGGAGCACGTCAATGCCGTAGACGGACGTCTGCGCGTCCTGAGTGAACGTCTGCAGGAGGTGGAGGACGGCATCAAGAGAAACGCACGAGTGTTGGATCGGACCGAGGAGGAGGACGCAAGGAAAGTCCAGGAGCTTCTGGACTGGAACTCTGGACGGGTTTCTAAACTCCAGGAGAAGCTCAGATCTCTGACCAGGAGCCGTGAGGACCTCCAGAAGAGGCTGGAGAAGACGCTTCCTCACGTCAAACAGTGGGAGAGCCGTCTGCCGGACGTAGAGGAGTCTGTCCGATCTATGCTTAAACTCCGAGCTCAGCTGAGCGACACAGAGAGGAGATTAAAGGAGCTGACGCTACAGGTGCAGGACACAGAGGAGAAGATGTTGAGAACTGAACTCATCACAGAACCGTGA